A part of Saccharomonospora amisosensis genomic DNA contains:
- the rpmJ gene encoding 50S ribosomal protein L36, whose protein sequence is MKVKPSVKRICDKCQIVRRHGRIMVICDNLRHKQRQG, encoded by the coding sequence GTGAAGGTCAAGCCGAGCGTCAAGCGGATCTGTGACAAGTGCCAGATCGTCCGTCGGCACGGTCGGATCATGGTGATCTGCGACAACCTGCGGCACAAGCAGCGGCAGGGCTGA
- the rpsK gene encoding 30S ribosomal protein S11: MPPKARTTGTKKVRRKEKKNVAHGHAHIKSTFNNTIISITDPNGAVISWASSGHVGFKGSRKSTPFAAQMAAESAARKAAEHGMKKVDVFVKGPGSGRETAIRSLQAAGLEVGTIQDVTPQPHNGCRPPKRRRV; this comes from the coding sequence ATGCCACCCAAGGCACGCACGACCGGAACCAAGAAGGTCCGGCGCAAGGAAAAGAAGAATGTCGCTCACGGGCATGCCCACATCAAGAGCACATTCAACAACACCATCATTTCCATCACCGACCCCAACGGTGCGGTAATTTCGTGGGCCTCCTCCGGCCACGTCGGCTTCAAGGGCTCCCGCAAGTCCACGCCGTTCGCCGCACAAATGGCAGCCGAGAGCGCGGCCAGGAAGGCCGCCGAGCACGGTATGAAGAAGGTCGACGTCTTCGTCAAGGGTCCCGGCTCCGGCCGTGAGACGGCGATCAGGTCGCTGCAGGCCGCCGGCCTCGAGGTGGGGACGATCCAGGACGTGACCCCGCAGCCGCACAACGGCTGCCGCCCGCCGAAGCGGCGCCGGGTCTGA
- the infA gene encoding translation initiation factor IF-1, with the protein MAKKDGAIEVEGRVIEPLPNAMFRVELENGHKVLAHISGKMRQHYIRILPEDRVVVELSPYDLSRGRIVYRYK; encoded by the coding sequence ATGGCGAAGAAGGACGGGGCCATCGAGGTCGAAGGCCGCGTAATCGAGCCGCTTCCCAACGCGATGTTTCGCGTCGAGTTGGAGAACGGCCACAAGGTCCTTGCACACATCAGTGGCAAGATGCGGCAGCACTACATCCGCATTCTGCCGGAGGACAGGGTTGTCGTAGAGCTTTCGCCCTACGACTTGTCCCGTGGTCGCATCGTCTACCGCTACAAGTGA
- the map gene encoding type I methionyl aminopeptidase, producing MKLLPRRVRQLFRRDRSIEVKSRGELEAMRAAGLVVARTLRDVVQTAAPGVSTAELDELAEQTIREANAVPSFKGYHGFPASICTSVNEQIVHGIPSPARVLREGDLLSVDCGAILDGWHGDSAVTIEIGAVAEADKKLSAATRAAMLAGVRAVNPGARLTDISYAIEQTARRAAAEDGVEYGMVLEYGGHGIGSAMHMDPFLPNVGRPGRGPLLEVGMALAIEPMLTAGSPETVELEDGWTVVTADGSRAAHWEHTVAVTDEGPWVLTEPEQ from the coding sequence GTGAAGCTCCTCCCACGCCGCGTGCGGCAGTTGTTCCGTCGGGATCGCTCCATCGAGGTGAAGAGCCGGGGCGAGCTGGAAGCCATGCGCGCGGCAGGTCTGGTTGTCGCTCGAACCTTGCGTGACGTAGTCCAAACCGCTGCGCCGGGCGTAAGCACGGCAGAACTCGACGAGTTGGCCGAGCAGACCATCCGGGAAGCCAACGCGGTGCCGTCGTTCAAGGGCTATCACGGGTTTCCGGCGTCGATTTGCACATCGGTGAACGAGCAGATCGTGCATGGCATCCCCTCGCCGGCGCGTGTCCTACGGGAAGGTGACCTGCTGTCGGTGGACTGCGGGGCCATCCTGGACGGTTGGCACGGTGACTCGGCGGTCACCATCGAGATCGGTGCCGTTGCGGAGGCGGACAAGAAGCTGTCGGCGGCCACCAGGGCCGCGATGCTAGCAGGGGTGAGGGCGGTCAACCCGGGCGCGCGGCTCACCGACATCTCTTATGCCATCGAGCAGACGGCCCGGCGAGCTGCCGCCGAGGACGGTGTCGAGTACGGGATGGTGCTCGAGTACGGCGGGCACGGTATCGGTTCGGCAATGCACATGGACCCATTCCTGCCCAACGTGGGCAGGCCAGGCCGAGGGCCGCTGCTCGAGGTGGGTATGGCGTTGGCAATCGAGCCCATGCTCACGGCTGGCTCGCCAGAGACCGTCGAGCTGGAAGACGGCTGGACGGTGGTCACCGCTGATGGATCTCGCGCCGCGCACTGGGAGCACACGGTAGCGGTCACCGACGAGGGGCCGTGGGTGTTGACGGAACCAGAACAGTGA
- the eccE gene encoding type VII secretion protein EccE, giving the protein MVLLEVGLAIGLLLLALNNSLLYVAIAVVAVALVLALLRWGGQWFTQWAGLTARYTLRSHGREVTPPPPPTVEKLATEAAEQNVIGPDDARVSLLRLAVPDLVVAYGKDHEHQDVGLAWHDGNWTAVLLVEPTPALITQAGGAPSLPLSALAPCLEDRGVVLDSIQLTWHCYPGSAALPADSPALSSYMEVLGPLPAAARRTTWVSIRLDPKRCPAAVQERGGGVVGSHRALIGALSRVRNALESRGVPTRPLNPDELLRAGISAAELTGVAGSDTRVRLRERWTGVTAAGIGHASYAITGWPKGKISSNLNALTSVRALSATVAMAISPAQESGKIALRGVVRVSARNPRELEAADQRLTNISGRLGVALTPLRGLQAAGFSATLPIGGTA; this is encoded by the coding sequence GTGGTGCTGCTGGAGGTCGGGCTGGCGATCGGCCTCCTTCTTCTAGCCCTCAACAATTCCCTGCTGTACGTCGCGATAGCTGTCGTCGCAGTCGCGCTGGTCCTGGCTCTACTCCGTTGGGGTGGTCAGTGGTTCACCCAGTGGGCCGGATTGACCGCGCGCTACACCCTCCGGTCTCACGGCCGGGAAGTCACACCACCACCACCGCCAACGGTGGAGAAGCTCGCTACCGAGGCTGCCGAACAGAACGTGATCGGCCCCGACGACGCGAGAGTCAGCCTGCTCCGGCTCGCTGTGCCGGACCTTGTGGTGGCATACGGCAAGGATCACGAACACCAGGATGTGGGGCTTGCCTGGCACGACGGAAACTGGACCGCAGTGCTGCTGGTGGAGCCGACACCAGCACTGATCACGCAGGCAGGCGGTGCCCCGAGCCTGCCCCTGTCGGCATTGGCGCCGTGTCTGGAAGACCGCGGCGTGGTCCTCGACTCCATACAGCTGACCTGGCACTGCTACCCGGGCAGTGCCGCCCTACCCGCCGATTCTCCCGCGCTGAGTTCTTACATGGAGGTGCTCGGACCACTTCCTGCTGCGGCGCGCCGCACAACGTGGGTTTCCATCCGGCTCGACCCGAAGCGGTGCCCCGCAGCGGTACAGGAACGTGGTGGCGGCGTAGTCGGGTCACATCGAGCACTGATCGGTGCGCTGTCACGAGTGCGCAACGCGTTGGAATCACGAGGCGTACCGACCCGGCCCCTCAATCCCGACGAACTGCTGCGAGCAGGGATCTCCGCCGCCGAACTCACCGGTGTCGCTGGATCCGACACTCGCGTCAGGCTGCGCGAACGCTGGACCGGCGTGACAGCCGCGGGAATAGGGCATGCCAGCTACGCGATCACGGGTTGGCCCAAGGGCAAGATCAGCAGCAACCTCAACGCGCTCACGAGCGTGCGCGCACTTTCCGCGACGGTGGCTATGGCAATCTCGCCCGCGCAGGAGAGTGGCAAGATCGCGCTGCGGGGTGTTGTCCGGGTCAGCGCCCGCAACCCCCGTGAACTCGAGGCAGCGGACCAGCGCCTGACGAACATTTCCGGCCGCCTTGGGGTGGCACTGACACCGCTGCGTGGCCTACAGGCGGCTGGCTTCTCCGCAACTCTTCCGATAGGAGGCACCGCGTGA
- the rplQ gene encoding 50S ribosomal protein L17: protein MPTPTKGPRLGGSPAHERLMLANLATSLFAHGKITTTEAKAKRVRPLAEKLITKAKRGDLHNRRQIMRVVRDKDVVHKLMAEIGPFFEDRNGGYVRITRTLPRKGDNAPMAVIELVSEKTVTAEAEAAKKTKFAKDKSAASETRAEESKPEETAQAEKESAADQDAEAPTTATDEATADPAEGAEAPTGEPSDKKEES, encoded by the coding sequence ATGCCCACTCCCACCAAGGGACCCCGTCTCGGCGGATCGCCCGCGCACGAGCGGTTGATGCTGGCCAACCTGGCCACGTCGTTGTTCGCGCACGGCAAGATCACCACGACCGAGGCGAAGGCGAAGCGTGTGCGGCCACTCGCGGAGAAGCTGATCACCAAGGCCAAGCGCGGTGATCTGCATAACCGCCGCCAGATCATGCGTGTCGTGCGCGACAAGGACGTCGTGCACAAGCTGATGGCCGAGATCGGCCCCTTCTTCGAGGACCGCAACGGTGGCTATGTACGAATCACCAGGACACTGCCACGCAAGGGCGACAACGCTCCGATGGCAGTCATCGAACTGGTGTCGGAGAAGACCGTGACGGCAGAGGCCGAGGCCGCGAAGAAGACGAAGTTCGCGAAGGACAAGTCTGCGGCGTCCGAGACGCGGGCAGAGGAGTCGAAGCCCGAGGAGACTGCTCAGGCTGAGAAGGAGTCGGCCGCCGACCAGGACGCGGAGGCGCCGACCACTGCGACGGACGAGGCCACTGCGGACCCCGCCGAGGGCGCTGAAGCGCCTACCGGTGAGCCGAGCGACAAGAAGGAAGAGTCCTGA
- the eccB gene encoding type VII secretion protein EccB, which translates to MPSTPTTKSQVQAYRFVLRRMQSALVRKDAVMLHDPMRTHSRATIVGVVLSALAMVGFIIVGFFKPAPKPPDSGIVIGEPSGSVYVVAENPKKLIPTFNLASARLMLMASQQGGEGGQAAAAGSGGQAAEPEVVPDDQLKDIPRGRLQGIPNGPELLPAEDQLISTDWAVCDQIDINRDLPSGVARDSAETTTTVFAGLKDLGRELTQNQALLVVAEDGKHHLIYRQGTDENQPNANAVRAEVDMEDASVRRALELDPAMARRISMGLLNAIPAVGELKAPTVPGAGETPDGFDVDGLPVGAVFAIERSNSTEYYVITRSGTQPITQAVADMIRFSNTQGGGESVERVSPDVLTNVPSVGRNDPAYLDVDYYPPSVPTVLDPLKFPVGCLGWSVKGTGPQQDAYTAVYVGSELPGPKDAQGKPQLIDIGSPSPDNWKIDSFYMRPGFAAAVRSATTKETFGRGNIQLISDRGMRYGIPNTDIATGLGLNRLDPAPESIIKLLPVGASLNTQDVMRTFDAVPVDPNAGSFQQDGAAGTTGGN; encoded by the coding sequence ATGCCGTCAACACCGACAACCAAGTCGCAAGTTCAGGCGTACCGGTTCGTGCTGCGGCGCATGCAGTCCGCGCTGGTCCGCAAGGACGCGGTGATGTTGCACGACCCCATGCGGACGCACTCGCGTGCCACCATTGTCGGTGTCGTGCTGAGTGCGCTGGCGATGGTCGGCTTCATCATCGTCGGGTTCTTCAAGCCTGCTCCCAAGCCGCCGGATTCCGGCATCGTCATCGGCGAGCCATCCGGTTCCGTCTACGTCGTCGCGGAAAATCCGAAGAAGCTCATCCCGACGTTCAACCTCGCTTCGGCGCGGCTTATGCTCATGGCCTCCCAACAGGGTGGGGAAGGCGGGCAAGCGGCGGCCGCCGGGAGTGGTGGCCAGGCGGCCGAGCCCGAAGTGGTTCCTGACGACCAGCTCAAAGACATCCCGCGAGGACGACTTCAGGGCATACCGAACGGGCCTGAGTTGCTGCCGGCAGAGGACCAGCTCATCTCGACTGACTGGGCGGTCTGCGACCAGATCGACATCAACCGTGACCTGCCCAGTGGCGTGGCGCGAGACTCGGCAGAGACAACGACAACCGTGTTCGCAGGCCTGAAGGATCTCGGGCGGGAACTGACGCAGAATCAAGCACTCCTGGTCGTCGCCGAAGACGGCAAGCATCATTTGATCTACCGACAAGGCACTGACGAGAACCAACCCAACGCGAACGCGGTTCGGGCCGAGGTCGACATGGAGGACGCCTCCGTGCGCCGTGCGTTGGAGCTGGACCCGGCTATGGCAAGGCGAATCTCGATGGGGTTGTTGAACGCGATCCCTGCCGTGGGCGAACTAAAAGCACCCACAGTGCCGGGAGCGGGCGAGACGCCCGACGGATTCGACGTTGATGGCCTTCCTGTCGGGGCGGTTTTCGCGATCGAACGCAGCAACAGCACCGAATACTACGTCATCACTCGCTCGGGTACTCAACCGATCACGCAGGCCGTTGCCGACATGATCCGGTTCAGCAACACCCAAGGCGGAGGCGAGTCCGTTGAGCGGGTCAGCCCCGACGTACTGACGAATGTTCCCAGCGTTGGCAGGAACGACCCTGCCTACCTCGACGTCGATTACTACCCGCCGTCGGTGCCCACCGTGCTCGACCCGTTGAAGTTCCCCGTCGGATGTCTCGGCTGGAGTGTCAAGGGCACGGGCCCCCAACAGGACGCCTACACCGCCGTCTACGTCGGTTCTGAGCTGCCAGGACCCAAGGACGCCCAAGGCAAGCCGCAACTGATCGACATCGGGTCCCCGAGTCCTGACAACTGGAAGATCGACAGCTTCTACATGCGGCCGGGGTTCGCGGCTGCGGTGCGGTCGGCGACGACCAAAGAAACCTTCGGCAGGGGCAACATCCAGCTCATCTCCGATCGAGGAATGCGCTACGGCATCCCAAACACCGACATCGCCACCGGGTTGGGGTTGAACAGGCTCGACCCCGCTCCCGAGTCCATTATCAAGTTGCTTCCTGTGGGTGCTTCGCTGAACACCCAAGACGTCATGCGCACATTCGACGCCGTACCTGTTGACCCGAACGCGGGCTCGTTCCAACAGGACGGTGCGGCCGGGACGACAGGCGGTAACTGA
- a CDS encoding DNA-directed RNA polymerase subunit alpha → MLISQRPTLGEETVNETRSRFTIEPLEPGFGYTLGNSLRRTLLSSIPGAAVTSIRIDGVLHEFTTVPGVKEDVTEIILNLKELVVSSEEDEPVTMYLRKQGPGEVTAADIVPPAGVTVHNPDLHIASLNGKGKLEIELVVERGRGYVPALQNKQAGAEIGRIPIDSIYSPVLKVTYKVEATRVEQRTDFDKLVLDVETKPSITPRDAVASAGKTLVELFGLARELNVDAEGIEIGPSPQEADTIAAYAMPIEDLDLTVRSYNCLKREGIHTVGELVSRSEADLLDIRNFGAKSIDEVKMKLVGLGLTLKDSPPGFDPTAAASTYEGETWGAEATPGLPDTGHDDGQDYAETEQL, encoded by the coding sequence GTGCTCATTTCCCAGCGGCCGACTCTCGGCGAAGAGACGGTCAACGAGACCCGCTCACGGTTCACCATCGAGCCGCTCGAGCCAGGCTTCGGCTACACGCTCGGCAACTCGCTGCGGCGTACGCTGCTGTCCTCGATCCCGGGCGCTGCGGTCACCAGCATTCGCATCGACGGTGTGCTGCACGAATTCACCACCGTTCCCGGGGTGAAGGAAGATGTCACCGAGATCATCCTGAACCTCAAGGAGCTCGTGGTCTCCTCCGAGGAGGACGAGCCCGTCACGATGTACCTGCGCAAGCAGGGACCCGGTGAGGTCACCGCCGCTGACATTGTGCCACCAGCTGGTGTGACGGTTCACAATCCGGATTTGCACATCGCCTCGCTGAACGGCAAGGGCAAGCTCGAGATCGAGCTCGTCGTCGAACGTGGCCGCGGGTACGTTCCTGCACTGCAGAACAAGCAGGCTGGTGCCGAGATCGGTCGAATTCCCATTGACTCGATCTACTCACCGGTGCTGAAGGTGACCTACAAGGTTGAGGCCACCCGTGTCGAGCAGCGCACGGACTTCGACAAGCTGGTTCTCGATGTGGAGACCAAGCCGTCGATCACTCCCAGGGACGCCGTCGCATCGGCGGGCAAGACGCTGGTTGAGCTGTTCGGCCTCGCGCGTGAGCTGAATGTTGATGCCGAGGGCATCGAGATTGGCCCCTCGCCGCAGGAGGCGGACACCATCGCGGCCTACGCGATGCCGATCGAGGACCTCGACCTGACGGTGCGGTCTTACAACTGCCTCAAGCGTGAGGGCATCCACACTGTCGGCGAGTTGGTTTCCCGCAGTGAGGCGGACTTGCTCGATATTCGTAACTTCGGTGCGAAGTCGATCGACGAGGTCAAGATGAAGCTCGTCGGTCTTGGTCTCACGTTGAAGGACAGCCCGCCTGGGTTTGATCCCACTGCGGCGGCGTCCACCTACGAGGGTGAGACGTGGGGGGCCGAAGCTACCCCTGGCCTGCCCGACACCGGTCATGACGATGGTCAGGACTACGCAGAGACGGAGCAGCTGTAA
- a CDS encoding endonuclease domain-containing protein translates to MNRTTRPHELTNVFRGSVARAEGYVTEAQLRGPMFRRLFQDVYAPAHLPVTHELRCRGAALIVPKEAVLTGRSAATVLGIDLAKPHDPVEFVVPEKSRFGPISGIRVRRTAVKRKESRPWQGIRIARPTRIALDLLLRLSPRTHGWIRRLRIAVPDLDAFLRSKLVSTKALERTLRDRRNRGIRLAREALLMSDARAESLPESELRVVLETGGLNPTPQYRILKNGTEVARLDLAITETRTAIEYDGYWHRERRQTLLDRARRGRLAAEGWRFVIVTAEDLTGDPNKILEAVRRAQQSP, encoded by the coding sequence GTGAACAGAACAACGAGGCCACACGAGCTGACAAACGTCTTCCGCGGATCAGTTGCCCGTGCCGAAGGGTACGTAACAGAAGCCCAGCTACGCGGGCCGATGTTCCGACGGCTGTTTCAGGACGTCTACGCGCCGGCCCACCTGCCGGTGACGCACGAACTCCGCTGCCGCGGCGCGGCATTGATCGTTCCCAAAGAAGCGGTGCTGACAGGCCGGTCAGCCGCGACAGTCCTCGGGATCGACCTCGCCAAACCGCACGACCCAGTTGAATTCGTCGTTCCAGAGAAATCGCGTTTCGGTCCCATAAGCGGTATCCGCGTGCGCAGGACAGCTGTCAAACGAAAAGAATCCCGACCCTGGCAGGGCATCAGGATAGCCCGGCCCACTCGCATAGCTCTTGATCTACTGCTGCGACTCTCGCCGCGAACGCACGGATGGATAAGGCGGCTACGCATAGCTGTCCCAGACCTTGACGCATTCCTGCGCTCGAAGCTGGTTTCCACGAAGGCGCTAGAACGTACTCTCCGAGATCGGCGTAATCGGGGTATCAGACTCGCACGAGAGGCTCTCCTCATGTCCGACGCACGAGCGGAATCACTTCCCGAGTCAGAACTGCGGGTCGTCCTCGAAACAGGAGGCCTCAACCCGACTCCGCAGTACCGGATTCTGAAGAATGGTACAGAAGTGGCCCGGCTCGATCTCGCGATCACCGAAACACGAACGGCTATAGAGTACGACGGTTACTGGCATCGAGAACGAAGACAGACCCTCCTCGACCGAGCCCGACGTGGGCGACTCGCTGCCGAAGGATGGCGGTTCGTCATTGTCACCGCTGAAGACTTGACAGGCGATCCGAACAAGATACTGGAGGCCGTGCGCCGCGCCCAGCAATCGCCCTAG
- the truA gene encoding tRNA pseudouridine(38-40) synthase TruA, with protein sequence MNEPAVPTVDGGLVRIRLDLAYDGTDFSGWAKQPRQRTVQGVLEEALAKQPPGEAMVGPMVVAGRTDAGVHATAQVAHVDASRFAGKTLRGLAVDEQGVPDLIRLRHRWNRVLPPDVRVLAVDVAPDGFDARFSAMRRHYLYKVSDAPWGVDPLRRRDTLAWPRALVVEAMNEAASPLIGLHDFAAFCKQREGATTIRHLQRLSWRQVGEHEIHATVTADAFCHSMVRSLVGALLLVGDGRRSAASVVESLRSHLRDSAVAPPHGLTLIGVDYPPAGELAARANETRNTRSAHPSSS encoded by the coding sequence ATGAACGAGCCCGCCGTTCCCACAGTGGATGGCGGGCTCGTTCGTATTCGTCTCGACTTGGCCTATGACGGCACCGACTTTTCCGGGTGGGCAAAGCAGCCACGGCAACGGACAGTGCAGGGAGTGCTCGAGGAAGCGCTCGCGAAGCAACCACCGGGCGAGGCGATGGTCGGACCCATGGTGGTCGCGGGCCGCACAGATGCGGGCGTCCACGCCACTGCCCAAGTCGCCCATGTCGACGCATCGCGTTTCGCGGGCAAAACGTTGCGGGGCTTGGCTGTGGATGAGCAGGGTGTCCCTGACCTGATCCGCTTACGACACCGTTGGAACAGGGTTCTTCCGCCAGATGTACGGGTATTGGCGGTCGATGTCGCGCCGGACGGTTTTGATGCCCGGTTCTCCGCCATGAGACGGCACTATCTGTACAAGGTGTCGGATGCGCCATGGGGCGTTGACCCGCTGCGTCGACGGGACACCCTGGCGTGGCCGCGGGCACTTGTTGTGGAAGCCATGAACGAAGCCGCAAGCCCTCTCATCGGGCTGCACGACTTCGCCGCCTTCTGCAAGCAGCGTGAGGGCGCAACGACCATCAGACATCTGCAACGGCTGAGCTGGCGGCAAGTGGGCGAACACGAGATACACGCGACGGTTACGGCCGATGCGTTCTGCCACTCCATGGTTCGCAGCCTTGTGGGGGCACTATTGCTGGTGGGAGATGGGCGCCGCAGTGCTGCATCAGTTGTCGAATCGCTTCGCAGTCACCTACGCGACAGTGCGGTAGCGCCGCCCCACGGGCTGACATTGATTGGCGTTGACTATCCGCCTGCAGGTGAGCTCGCCGCGCGAGCCAATGAGACCCGCAATACTCGATCCGCGCACCCGAGCAGTTCCTAG
- the mycP gene encoding type VII secretion-associated serine protease mycosin, whose protein sequence is MRRAWPLRRASALALTVAIGTVCPGLSPVPAVAQDSSSDSEGYYATPPPLGNTAPPTDTGRPDKPYTKQVGCVERDLGRDVIPRETPWGQQYLRINEVHDLMRSTVGSVGRYPGGEAVRVAVIDTGITNHPFFNGRVQGVEDYVADTPNGPGLEDCDGHGTEVAGIIAANTTPDIGFNGVAPEVQILSIRQSSQNYAVDDSASQSSGGNENAGGEGGNDSGGGGDTDGEGQPNALRAPGGTAPAQNGGRTQEEEDAAGTLDTLAQAVVRATNENADVINISINNCRPADGNIGEGERTLQAAVRYAVDNDVVVVAAAGNTGENCPQNDQRDPAKPKTIVTPPWFAEDVLSVAAIDETGSVADFSVHGPWVTVAAPGTGITSLDPAAGSGGLANLTIENGEPQQIQGTSFAAPYVSGVAALVRAKYPDLTARQVMYRIAYTAQHPAASGGRDNFVGYGIIDPMAALTATVPSEEGIEPARADQLPSDLPLTDNRDWTPMVVALAGSGGALMALIITLFVVHTIRRNRTDEAHPTDSRKRV, encoded by the coding sequence GTGCGTAGGGCTTGGCCGCTGAGGCGCGCATCCGCGTTGGCGCTGACCGTGGCGATCGGCACGGTGTGCCCTGGGCTGTCACCCGTACCCGCCGTGGCGCAGGATTCCTCGTCCGACAGCGAAGGTTATTACGCGACGCCGCCGCCGCTGGGGAACACCGCACCGCCCACCGATACCGGTCGACCGGACAAGCCATATACCAAGCAGGTCGGGTGTGTAGAGCGCGATCTGGGCCGCGACGTCATCCCGCGGGAAACCCCATGGGGGCAGCAGTATCTGCGCATCAACGAGGTACACGACCTGATGCGCTCCACGGTCGGTTCCGTCGGGCGGTACCCGGGAGGCGAAGCTGTCCGTGTCGCTGTGATCGACACCGGGATCACCAACCACCCGTTCTTCAACGGCAGGGTGCAGGGTGTCGAGGACTACGTGGCCGATACCCCTAACGGTCCGGGTTTGGAGGACTGCGACGGGCACGGCACCGAGGTCGCGGGAATCATCGCGGCCAACACCACACCCGACATCGGGTTCAACGGTGTCGCCCCAGAAGTTCAGATCCTCTCGATTCGCCAGTCCAGCCAGAACTACGCTGTTGACGACTCGGCCTCACAGTCGAGTGGCGGCAACGAGAACGCGGGCGGTGAAGGCGGCAATGACTCCGGCGGCGGTGGCGACACAGATGGTGAAGGCCAACCGAACGCGCTGCGTGCGCCGGGCGGCACAGCCCCGGCGCAGAACGGCGGCCGTACGCAGGAAGAAGAGGACGCGGCAGGCACACTGGACACCCTCGCGCAGGCCGTCGTCCGCGCCACGAACGAGAACGCCGACGTCATCAATATCTCGATCAACAACTGCAGGCCTGCCGACGGCAACATCGGCGAGGGGGAACGCACGCTGCAAGCCGCCGTTCGGTACGCCGTGGACAACGACGTTGTCGTCGTGGCAGCCGCGGGTAACACCGGCGAGAACTGCCCCCAGAACGACCAGCGAGACCCTGCCAAGCCGAAGACGATCGTGACGCCACCCTGGTTCGCAGAAGACGTACTTTCGGTAGCAGCCATTGACGAAACCGGCAGCGTGGCTGACTTCAGCGTCCACGGACCATGGGTGACAGTCGCCGCACCGGGAACAGGCATCACATCCCTTGACCCGGCCGCCGGCTCCGGCGGTCTGGCGAATCTCACCATCGAGAATGGCGAGCCACAACAGATCCAGGGCACCAGCTTCGCGGCGCCATATGTGTCGGGAGTCGCCGCGTTGGTACGTGCGAAGTACCCGGATCTGACGGCCCGTCAGGTGATGTACCGGATCGCGTATACCGCACAGCATCCCGCGGCGTCGGGCGGTCGGGACAACTTCGTCGGCTACGGGATCATCGACCCCATGGCGGCTCTTACGGCGACGGTGCCTTCCGAAGAGGGCATCGAGCCCGCAAGGGCTGACCAGCTCCCTTCGGACCTGCCTCTGACCGACAACCGCGACTGGACCCCGATGGTCGTGGCTCTGGCCGGCTCCGGCGGTGCCCTCATGGCGTTGATCATCACTCTGTTCGTGGTACACACCATCCGCCGCAACCGCACCGACGAAGCCCACCCCACGGATAGCCGGAAGCGCGTTTAG
- the rpsM gene encoding 30S ribosomal protein S13, with translation MARLAGVDLPREKRLEIALTYIYGIGRTRSKELITATELNADTRVKDLSDDDLVKLRDYIEENFKVEGDLRREVNADIRRKIEIGCYEGLRWRRGLPVRGQRTKTNARTRKGPKKTVAGKKKAGKK, from the coding sequence ATGGCACGACTCGCTGGCGTCGATCTTCCCCGCGAGAAGCGGCTCGAGATCGCGCTTACCTACATCTACGGCATCGGCCGTACCCGTTCCAAGGAACTGATCACCGCCACGGAACTGAACGCGGACACCCGCGTGAAGGACCTCAGCGATGACGACCTTGTGAAACTGCGGGACTACATCGAAGAGAACTTCAAGGTCGAGGGTGACCTCCGTCGCGAGGTAAATGCTGACATCCGTCGAAAGATCGAGATCGGCTGTTACGAAGGCCTGCGCTGGCGACGCGGACTTCCTGTCCGCGGGCAACGCACCAAGACCAACGCCCGTACGCGCAAGGGCCCGAAGAAGACGGTCGCGGGCAAGAAGAAGGCGGGCAAGAAGTGA
- the rpsD gene encoding 30S ribosomal protein S4: MARYTGPATRVSRRLKVDLIGGDQAFERRPYPPGQHGRGRVKESEYLLQLQEKQKARHTYGILERQFKRYYEEAARRAGKTGENLLQILESRLDNVVYRAGLARTRRQARQLVSHGHFLVNGEKVNIPSFRVSKFDIIDVRPKSLQTLPFVAAKEAMGERPIPAWLQVVPSSLRILVHQLPERAQIEIPVQEQLIVEFYSK, translated from the coding sequence ATGGCCCGTTACACCGGCCCCGCGACGCGCGTTTCGCGTCGGCTCAAGGTCGACCTCATCGGTGGCGACCAGGCGTTCGAGCGCCGCCCTTACCCGCCCGGCCAGCACGGCCGGGGCCGCGTCAAGGAAAGCGAGTATCTGCTCCAGCTTCAGGAGAAGCAAAAGGCGCGCCACACCTACGGCATTCTGGAGCGCCAGTTCAAGCGCTACTACGAGGAGGCCGCCCGCCGCGCTGGCAAGACGGGTGAGAACCTGCTGCAGATCCTTGAGTCGCGACTGGACAACGTGGTTTACCGTGCTGGCCTGGCCCGCACGCGGCGGCAGGCCCGCCAGCTCGTCAGTCACGGCCATTTTCTCGTCAACGGCGAGAAGGTGAATATCCCGAGCTTCCGGGTTTCGAAGTTCGACATCATCGACGTGCGGCCCAAGTCGCTTCAGACGCTGCCGTTCGTGGCGGCCAAGGAAGCCATGGGCGAGCGCCCTATTCCGGCGTGGCTGCAGGTCGTGCCGTCGAGCCTGCGGATTCTTGTGCATCAGTTGCCCGAACGTGCGCAGATCGAGATTCCGGTGCAGGAACAGTTGATCGTCGAGTTCTACTCGAAGTAA